CGGATATCAACAGCCTCCCCCAAGCGGCATTGAATGCGATCCAGTGTATAAGCCTTGATCTGGCCATTCTGGTCTACATGAACCTCTGATAGTTTGTTAATCACCTCATCCGGCAGACCGCTGGTCATCATCAAAGCATCCTCCAGATGCTCTGCTTTAACCCTCTCCCCTAAGCCGGGCGCATCTACTTTTATACCTGTTATTATTGGTATACCGGGAACGCCTGACCCGGCCTTCTGAAGACAAATACCTTCCTCATCCACTTCAACAAAACTATTTCCCACGGGTAAAAGCCCTAAAGGACGACGTTCTGTAACATTAATCAACACAGTTGAAGGCAGTACTCTGGTAACACGCGCATCCTTAATCATAGGCATCATTTTTAATTTGTCAGCCACAGCCGCCAGATTAATTTTAAAAATATTAATACCCATATTTATATCTGCTTCAGTTCGAATATTTTCCTCAGCAAGGTACAGGTTGCCCCGGATAACAACCTGCTTTATTTCAAACAGCGGCGATTTCAAAAAAACATATCCCGTTATTAAAACCAACAGTATAAAAAAAAGACTTTCAAACGGATTCCATTTAA
Above is a window of Pelotomaculum isophthalicicum JI DNA encoding:
- a CDS encoding cell division protein FtsQ/DivIB — translated: MKSPLFEIKQVVIRGNLYLAEENIRTEADINMGINIFKINLAAVADKLKMMPMIKDARVTRVLPSTVLINVTERRPLGLLPVGNSFVEVDEEGICLQKAGSGVPGIPIITGIKVDAPGLGERVKAEHLEDALMMTSGLPDEVINKLSEVHVDQNGQIKAYTLDRIQCRLGEAVDIREKGVVLARILQEMQKQGAKVKYIDLTSVGKPVVKY